A stretch of Sphingomicrobium flavum DNA encodes these proteins:
- a CDS encoding flavodoxin family protein encodes MTLSQRQQEICTASSIDFSGLKAVLVNATLKHPDEASHTDTLLDVVAEIFRQRGVDVDGIRLTDHYLAPGVYPDMTEHGWPKDDWPAICERVIGADILVLGTPIWLGEKSSLAQAFIEKLYAHSGQTNAKGQYLFYGKVGGCVVTGNEDGIKHVGMGVLYSMQHVGYTIPPQADCGWIGEAGPGPSYGDEKEDGSGHVGFDNVFTQRNTTFMAYNLMHMAKMLKQAGGIPSEGNVRSEWDDGCKPGWPNPEHRKDA; translated from the coding sequence ATGACATTGAGCCAGCGCCAGCAGGAGATCTGCACGGCCTCCTCCATCGACTTTTCGGGGCTGAAGGCGGTGCTGGTCAATGCGACGCTCAAGCATCCCGATGAAGCCAGCCATACCGATACGCTGCTCGACGTGGTGGCCGAGATCTTCCGGCAGCGCGGGGTCGATGTCGACGGCATCAGGCTGACCGATCATTATCTGGCTCCCGGCGTCTATCCCGACATGACCGAACATGGCTGGCCCAAAGATGACTGGCCGGCCATTTGCGAGCGCGTCATCGGGGCGGACATCCTGGTGCTTGGCACGCCGATCTGGCTGGGGGAGAAATCGTCGCTGGCGCAGGCTTTCATCGAGAAGCTCTATGCCCATTCGGGCCAGACCAATGCCAAGGGCCAATATCTCTTCTACGGCAAGGTCGGCGGCTGCGTGGTGACCGGCAATGAAGACGGCATCAAGCATGTCGGCATGGGTGTCCTCTATTCGATGCAGCATGTCGGCTACACCATCCCGCCGCAGGCCGATTGCGGCTGGATCGGCGAAGCGGGCCCTGGCCCCAGCTATGGCGATGAGAAGGAAGACGGGTCAGGCCACGTCGGTTTCGACAATGTCTTCACCCAGCGCAACACCACCTTCATGGCCTATAATCTGATGCACATGGCGAAGATGTTGAAGCAGGCTGGCGGCATTCCGTCAGAGGGCAATGTGCGATCAGAATGGGACGACGGCTGCAAGCCGGGCTGGCCCAACCCGGAGCATCGCAAGGACGCCTAG
- a CDS encoding nuclear transport factor 2 family protein has product MADIAAKIETLEHALMRAWLRGDRKTMKPMLASDFRLVVGARTSQLLDRASFLEAAAENFVVEAYRLDDIYVRRHGKTIFLIARAEMEMKLGGEDWSGSFWLIDLWRKGTVRRGWRLVERSLSRPDSGEDISAIVRSLQLWR; this is encoded by the coding sequence ATGGCGGATATTGCGGCGAAAATCGAAACGCTGGAGCATGCGCTTATGCGCGCCTGGTTGCGTGGCGACCGCAAGACCATGAAGCCCATGCTGGCGAGCGACTTTCGCCTCGTCGTCGGCGCGCGCACCAGCCAATTGCTCGATCGCGCCAGCTTCCTCGAGGCCGCAGCCGAGAATTTCGTCGTCGAAGCCTATCGCCTCGATGACATCTATGTCCGTCGCCATGGCAAGACGATCTTCCTGATTGCCCGCGCAGAAATGGAAATGAAGCTGGGCGGCGAAGACTGGTCGGGCAGCTTCTGGCTGATCGACCTGTGGCGCAAGGGCACGGTGCGGCGCGGCTGGCGGCTGGTCGAACGCAGCCTCTCACGCCCCGATTCCGGCGAAGACATCTCTGCCATCGTGCGCTCGCTCCAGCTCTGGCGCTAG
- a CDS encoding phosphoglycerate kinase, with protein MPASQTLDDLPADLTGKRVLVRADLNVPMADGDVSDDTRLRAVLPTINELADKGAIVLLLSHFRRPEGRVRPDMSTALLVTPLHELTGRSVKFVEDCQGEHAARAISIMLPGNVGILENTRFHEGETANDPALAQGMAALGDYYVNDAFSAAHRAHASTVGVAQHLPSFAGRAMEAELKALDAALGSPEHPVAAVVGGAKVSTKLSVLHNLVEKVDHLIIGGGMANTFLAARGVDVGKSLCEKDLIEEANSIFDKADAADCTIHLPYDVVVASEFAANPASLRTCNVHEVAADEMILDVGPAAVEALADAIKNCRTLVWNGPLGAFETEPFDAATVQLARTAAALTQAGDLVSVAGGGDTVAALNHAGVADDFTFVSTAGGAFLEWMEGKELPGVEALKG; from the coding sequence GTGCCAGCCTCGCAAACCCTCGACGACCTGCCGGCCGACCTGACGGGCAAGCGCGTGCTGGTGCGCGCGGATTTGAACGTGCCGATGGCCGATGGAGACGTCAGCGACGATACGCGCCTGCGCGCCGTGCTGCCGACCATCAACGAGCTGGCGGACAAGGGCGCGATCGTGCTGCTCCTGTCGCATTTCCGCCGGCCCGAGGGGCGCGTGCGCCCCGACATGTCGACGGCCTTGCTGGTGACCCCGCTGCACGAGCTGACCGGGCGGAGCGTCAAGTTCGTCGAGGATTGCCAGGGCGAGCATGCCGCGCGTGCCATTTCGATCATGCTGCCCGGCAATGTCGGTATCCTGGAAAATACCCGCTTCCACGAAGGCGAGACGGCCAATGATCCCGCGCTTGCCCAGGGCATGGCGGCGCTCGGCGACTATTATGTCAACGATGCCTTCTCCGCCGCGCACCGGGCCCATGCCTCGACCGTGGGCGTCGCGCAGCATCTGCCGAGCTTTGCGGGCCGTGCGATGGAAGCCGAGCTGAAGGCGCTTGATGCCGCGCTCGGCAGTCCGGAGCATCCGGTCGCTGCCGTTGTTGGCGGCGCCAAGGTTTCGACCAAGCTTTCGGTGCTGCACAATCTGGTCGAAAAGGTCGATCACCTGATTATCGGCGGCGGCATGGCCAACACTTTCCTTGCCGCGCGCGGCGTGGATGTGGGCAAGTCGCTATGTGAAAAGGATCTGATCGAGGAAGCCAACAGCATCTTCGACAAGGCCGATGCGGCGGATTGCACCATCCATCTTCCCTATGACGTCGTGGTGGCGAGCGAATTTGCGGCCAATCCCGCATCGCTGCGCACCTGCAACGTGCATGAAGTGGCGGCGGACGAGATGATCCTCGATGTCGGCCCGGCCGCGGTCGAGGCGCTGGCCGATGCAATCAAGAATTGCCGCACCTTGGTGTGGAACGGACCGCTGGGTGCGTTCGAGACCGAGCCCTTCGATGCCGCAACGGTGCAGCTGGCCAGGACGGCGGCGGCGCTGACGCAGGCGGGCGATCTCGTCTCGGTCGCGGGCGGGGGCGATACGGTGGCAGCGCTCAACCATGCCGGCGTGGCCGATGATTTCACCTTCGTCTCCACCGCAGGCGGCGCCTTCCTCGAATGGATGGAAGGCAAGGAACTGCCCGGCGTCGAAGCGCTGAAGGGCTGA
- the gap gene encoding type I glyceraldehyde-3-phosphate dehydrogenase, whose amino-acid sequence MTKVAINGFGRIGRLVARALLERTDHDLDLVAINDLADAKSNALLFQYDSTHGRFPGTVSVDGNTINVNGKAITVTSEREPGKLPHGDMGVDMVLECTGFFQSDEAARPHIRAGAKRVLISAPASGVSKTIVYGVNHETLTADDDVVSNASCTTNCLSPVAKVLNDLVGIERGFMTTVHSYTNDQRMLDQMHGDMRRARGGAQNMIPTTTGAARAVGLVLPELNGKLDGSSVRVPTANVSLIDLVFTPKRDTSKEELNAALKAAAEGPMKGVLDYTDQPLVSSDFNHHPASSTVDSLETAVMEGKLARVVSWYDNEWGFSNRMIDTAGVMAKLI is encoded by the coding sequence ATGACTAAAGTCGCCATCAATGGCTTTGGCCGCATCGGCCGCCTCGTCGCCCGCGCTCTCCTCGAGCGCACCGACCATGATCTCGACCTCGTCGCGATCAACGATCTGGCCGATGCCAAGTCCAACGCTCTGCTGTTCCAGTATGATTCCACCCATGGCCGCTTCCCCGGCACGGTCAGCGTCGATGGCAACACCATCAACGTGAATGGCAAGGCCATCACCGTGACGTCCGAGCGCGAGCCCGGCAAGCTGCCCCATGGCGATATGGGCGTGGACATGGTGCTGGAATGCACCGGCTTCTTCCAGTCGGACGAAGCGGCCCGCCCGCACATCCGTGCCGGCGCCAAGCGCGTGCTAATCTCGGCCCCGGCTTCGGGTGTGTCAAAAACCATCGTCTACGGCGTGAACCACGAAACGCTGACGGCAGATGATGATGTCGTCTCCAACGCGAGCTGCACCACCAACTGCCTTTCGCCCGTCGCCAAGGTCCTCAACGACCTGGTCGGGATCGAGCGCGGCTTCATGACCACGGTGCACAGCTATACCAATGATCAGCGCATGCTCGACCAGATGCATGGCGATATGCGCCGCGCCCGTGGCGGCGCGCAGAACATGATCCCGACGACGACGGGCGCCGCCCGCGCGGTCGGCCTCGTCCTGCCGGAACTGAATGGCAAGCTGGATGGCTCCTCGGTGCGTGTGCCGACCGCCAATGTCTCGCTGATCGATCTCGTCTTCACGCCCAAGCGCGACACCTCGAAGGAAGAGCTCAATGCCGCGCTCAAGGCCGCTGCCGAAGGCCCGATGAAGGGCGTGCTCGATTATACCGACCAGCCCTTGGTTTCGAGCGATTTCAACCATCACCCCGCATCCTCGACGGTCGACAGCCTCGAAACCGCAGTGATGGAAGGCAAGCTTGCCCGTGTGGTCAGCTGGTATGACAATGAATGGGGCTTCTCCAACCGCATGATCGATACGGCGGGCGTGATGGCGAAGCTGATCTAG